A genomic stretch from Bacteroidales bacterium includes:
- a CDS encoding SIMPL domain-containing protein (The SIMPL domain is named for its presence in mouse protein SIMPL (signalling molecule that associates with mouse pelle-like kinase). Bacterial member BP26, from Brucella, was shown to assemble into a channel-like structure, while YggE from E. coli has been associated with resistance to oxidative stress.), with product MNRKLFAGTAFFLILFLVASCNPNVRESQDSVSVSGIGTVLAQPDMVLMNIGFSQTAQTTKEAKKAVEQTMQRILKILQEENVEEKFMKTISLNYDVEYDYRNGRRVRLGQRAQQTIVVTVNDMINIPERFSSILDKITAIDKVDVQEIRFDIENKTELFRQSRELAYQKAFDKAGQYAELSNRKIGKVVSISEAVSRDVAQIRAFQNNLAFKEEALSLSDNSVVPTGEQGVSSEINIVFSLE from the coding sequence CAGGCACGGCATTTTTTCTCATACTTTTTTTAGTTGCATCATGTAATCCCAACGTACGGGAAAGTCAGGATTCGGTATCGGTTTCGGGAATCGGTACCGTATTGGCACAACCCGACATGGTGCTAATGAACATCGGTTTCTCCCAAACCGCCCAAACGACTAAAGAAGCCAAAAAAGCCGTAGAGCAAACCATGCAACGGATATTGAAAATACTGCAGGAAGAAAATGTGGAGGAAAAATTCATGAAAACCATATCACTCAACTATGACGTGGAATACGATTACAGGAACGGGCGTCGGGTTCGGCTCGGGCAACGGGCGCAACAGACCATTGTCGTAACCGTAAACGATATGATAAACATTCCCGAAAGATTCTCATCCATACTGGATAAAATCACGGCCATAGACAAAGTCGATGTTCAGGAGATCAGGTTTGACATTGAAAATAAAACGGAATTATTCAGGCAAAGCCGTGAACTGGCCTATCAAAAAGCATTTGACAAAGCCGGGCAATATGCCGAACTTTCAAACCGTAAAATAGGAAAAGTAGTCTCGATTTCGGAAGCGGTAAGCCGCGATGTAGCCCAAATCCGCGCATTCCAGAACAATCTCGCCTTTAAAGAAGAGGCCCTTTCTTTGTCCGACAATTCGGTTGTTCCCACGGGAGAACAGGGTGTAAGTTCCGAAATTAATATCGTATTCTCGTTGGAGTAG